A DNA window from Rossellomorea marisflavi contains the following coding sequences:
- a CDS encoding nuclear transport factor 2 family protein — protein sequence MEESNTVAFIHCEVVFAAYTKESGEKLRQIANRFTFGLKKIGESWVIAHQHSSLPIDMNTGKGMFHLR from the coding sequence ATCGAGGAAAGCAATACTGTTGCCTTTATTCATTGTGAAGTCGTGTTTGCCGCGTATACGAAAGAATCAGGAGAAAAACTTCGACAGATAGCCAACCGGTTTACATTCGGGCTCAAAAAAATAGGTGAGTCCTGGGTCATTGCACACCAACATTCTTCGTTACCGATCGACATGAACACGGGAAAAGGAA